One genomic window of Streptomonospora nanhaiensis includes the following:
- a CDS encoding PQQ-dependent sugar dehydrogenase: MDRSQPRRPPARFLTCVLAITAVLAAGCGGGAPGGSGPERTAGDTPGGGAADATGRLVPPGEPETVAGGLEVPWGIAVLPSGGALATERGSGRIVRVDDDGGVSEVGTVAGVRPRGEGGLLGIALDPYGSRPEKVYVYYTARSDNRIARIDLEWGEDGRLALGESRVLVDGIPAADHHNGGQLAFGPDGLLYAATGDAGRAERAQDTGDLGGKILRMTPDGRPADGNPFDNLVYSYGHRNVQGLAWGPEDVLFATEFGQDTYDEVNVIEAGGNYGWPEVEGVGGPDAPDDLVDPVVTWTTEESSPSGAAVAAGSLWVAALRGERLWRMPLTGRADDPLGEPEALFAGDYGRLRSVVPAPGGDGLWLGTSNRDGRGFPAADDDRVLRVPLEEGGG, encoded by the coding sequence ATGGACCGATCCCAGCCCAGGCGTCCCCCCGCGCGCTTTCTGACCTGCGTACTCGCGATCACCGCCGTGCTCGCGGCGGGGTGCGGCGGCGGCGCGCCCGGCGGATCCGGTCCCGAGCGCACAGCCGGCGACACCCCCGGCGGCGGTGCCGCCGACGCCACCGGCCGCCTGGTCCCGCCCGGCGAGCCCGAAACCGTGGCCGGCGGCCTGGAGGTCCCGTGGGGGATCGCCGTGCTGCCCTCCGGCGGGGCGCTGGCCACCGAGCGCGGCTCCGGCCGCATCGTGCGTGTCGACGACGACGGCGGCGTCAGCGAGGTCGGCACGGTCGCGGGGGTGCGCCCCCGGGGCGAGGGCGGCCTGCTGGGCATCGCGCTGGACCCCTACGGCTCGCGGCCCGAGAAGGTCTACGTCTACTACACCGCCCGTTCCGACAACCGCATCGCGCGCATCGACCTGGAGTGGGGCGAGGACGGCCGCCTCGCGCTGGGGGAGTCGCGCGTACTGGTCGACGGCATCCCCGCCGCCGACCACCACAACGGCGGCCAGTTGGCGTTCGGCCCCGACGGCCTGCTCTACGCGGCCACGGGCGACGCCGGGCGCGCCGAGCGGGCCCAGGACACCGGCGACCTGGGCGGCAAGATCCTGCGCATGACGCCCGACGGCCGCCCCGCCGACGGCAACCCGTTCGACAACCTCGTCTACAGCTACGGCCACCGCAACGTGCAGGGCCTGGCCTGGGGGCCCGAGGACGTGCTGTTCGCAACGGAGTTCGGCCAGGACACCTACGACGAGGTCAACGTGATCGAGGCCGGCGGCAACTACGGCTGGCCCGAGGTCGAGGGCGTGGGCGGCCCCGACGCCCCCGACGACCTGGTGGACCCCGTGGTCACCTGGACCACCGAGGAGTCCTCGCCCAGTGGGGCGGCCGTGGCCGCCGGATCGCTGTGGGTGGCGGCGCTGCGCGGCGAGCGGCTGTGGCGCATGCCGCTCACCGGCCGCGCGGACGATCCGCTCGGCGAGCCCGAGGCGCTGTTCGCGGGCGACTACGGCCGGCTGCGGTCGGTGGTTCCGGCTCCGGGCGGAGACGGCCTGTGGCTGGGCACCAGCAACCGCGACGGCCGGGGCTTCCCGGCCGCCGACGACGACCGCGTGCTGCGGGTGCCGCTGGAGGAGGGCGGCGGCTGA
- a CDS encoding SGNH/GDSL hydrolase family protein has product MRTALLTAAQALVWAAAPVLLVQGRRVRRTALTLPPARGTRGTAPGTGAAEGAAGPEPLCLLVLGDSSAAGVGVDSLADGVPGRVAAELAAATGRAVEWRAAARSGADSARVAGALLPAAAREAGAAWRPDLVLVVVGVNDITRMTSGRAFARNAAAIAGGVRARWPRAATAFSALPPLERFPALPWPLRPLLGLRSRYLDARLRAVLARLPGADHAAFPRSALSGPELFSADGFHPGAEGYRRWAGHLAARLRNSLDTSGRATDSVTRPL; this is encoded by the coding sequence ATGAGGACCGCCCTGCTCACCGCCGCCCAGGCGCTGGTGTGGGCGGCGGCCCCCGTCCTGCTCGTGCAGGGCCGGCGGGTGCGCCGCACCGCCCTCACCCTGCCGCCGGCCCGGGGCACCCGCGGCACCGCCCCCGGCACCGGCGCGGCGGAGGGCGCCGCCGGGCCGGAGCCCCTGTGCCTGCTGGTGCTGGGCGACTCCTCGGCCGCCGGTGTGGGGGTGGACTCCCTGGCCGACGGCGTGCCCGGCCGGGTCGCCGCCGAACTGGCCGCCGCCACCGGGCGGGCCGTGGAGTGGCGCGCCGCCGCCCGCTCGGGGGCCGACTCCGCGCGGGTGGCCGGCGCGCTCCTGCCCGCCGCGGCGCGGGAGGCCGGCGCCGCCTGGCGGCCCGACCTCGTCCTGGTGGTGGTCGGGGTCAACGACATCACCCGGATGACCTCCGGTCGCGCCTTCGCCCGCAACGCCGCCGCCATCGCCGGCGGCGTGCGCGCCCGCTGGCCGCGCGCCGCCACGGCGTTCAGCGCGCTGCCTCCGCTGGAGAGGTTCCCGGCACTGCCCTGGCCGTTGCGCCCGCTGCTGGGCCTGCGCTCGCGCTACCTCGACGCCCGGCTGCGGGCGGTGCTGGCGCGGCTTCCGGGCGCCGACCACGCGGCCTTCCCGCGCTCCGCCCTGAGCGGCCCGGAGCTGTTCTCCGCCGACGGGTTCCACCCCGGCGCGGAGGGCTACCGCCGCTGGGCCGGCCACCTGGCCGCCAGGTTGCGGAATTCGCTCGACACCTCCGGCCGCGCGACCGATTCTGTCACCAGGCCGCTCTAG
- a CDS encoding monooxygenase family protein: MPQTQVRRTTTEPRESLTVFLLGVRVNALLRPRRWMWINRAFLAMSSELRADPALGLLHERVLPSARGVTAVQYWESTRALMDYARRATHSAAWQRYLREGGAGAGVWHETYEIGAPQSERAEQGAGYEAVYLNMPDHGLGRALGTVPVDRSTRRALDRLARRRTRGGTGAGAAAAAPDAR, from the coding sequence ATGCCCCAGACTCAGGTGCGCCGCACCACCACCGAGCCCCGCGAGAGCCTGACCGTCTTCCTGCTCGGCGTGCGGGTCAACGCGCTGCTGCGACCCCGCCGCTGGATGTGGATCAACCGCGCCTTCCTGGCGATGAGCTCCGAACTCCGGGCCGACCCCGCTCTGGGCCTGCTGCACGAGCGCGTGCTGCCCTCCGCGCGCGGCGTGACCGCCGTGCAGTACTGGGAGAGCACCCGGGCCCTGATGGACTACGCCCGCCGGGCCACGCACAGCGCCGCCTGGCAGCGCTACCTGCGCGAGGGCGGCGCGGGGGCCGGGGTGTGGCACGAGACCTACGAGATCGGCGCCCCGCAGTCCGAGCGCGCCGAGCAGGGGGCCGGCTACGAGGCCGTCTACCTCAACATGCCCGACCACGGCCTGGGCCGGGCGCTGGGCACGGTTCCGGTCGACCGGAGCACGCGCCGCGCCCTGGACCGCCTGGCCCGCCGCCGCACGCGCGGCGGCACCGGCGCCGGGGCGGCCGCGGCGGCACCGGACGCGCGATGA
- a CDS encoding MerR family transcriptional regulator has product MRISELSRRSGVPVATIKYYLREDLLPKGAAVSTTQADYSEAHLQRLRLVRALVEVAEVPLARIRAVLAAVDNPDLDLHTVLGTAIFAMSATPESHPGDPAWDRAAEQTDALLAELDWRVTPDSPARVQLTRALAAMQALGRPATPEMLRGYASAAHQAAELDVACIDPEAPREEALLHAISLSALMEQSLSALRRLAQEDVSAARFGAAPARTGKGPGAR; this is encoded by the coding sequence ATGCGGATATCGGAGCTGAGCAGGCGCAGCGGGGTGCCCGTGGCGACCATCAAGTACTACCTGCGGGAGGACCTGCTGCCCAAGGGCGCGGCGGTCTCCACCACGCAGGCCGACTACTCCGAGGCCCACCTCCAGCGGCTCCGGCTGGTGCGCGCCCTGGTCGAGGTGGCCGAGGTCCCGCTGGCCCGCATCCGCGCCGTGCTGGCCGCGGTGGACAACCCCGACCTCGACCTCCACACGGTCCTGGGCACCGCGATCTTCGCGATGAGCGCCACGCCCGAGTCCCACCCCGGCGACCCCGCGTGGGACCGCGCGGCCGAGCAGACCGACGCACTCCTGGCGGAGCTGGACTGGCGCGTCACGCCGGACTCCCCCGCGCGCGTCCAGCTGACGCGGGCGCTGGCGGCCATGCAGGCGCTGGGCCGCCCGGCGACCCCCGAGATGCTTCGGGGGTACGCGTCGGCGGCGCACCAGGCGGCGGAGCTGGACGTGGCGTGCATCGACCCCGAGGCGCCGCGCGAGGAGGCGCTGCTCCACGCGATCAGCCTGTCGGCGCTGATGGAGCAGTCGCTGTCGGCGCTGCGCCGACTGGCGCAGGAGGACGTGTCGGCGGCGCGGTTCGGCGCCGCGCCGGCGCGCACCGGGAAGGGACCCGGCGCCCGGTAA
- the gltX gene encoding glutamate--tRNA ligase has protein sequence MTETPIRVRFAPSPTGMFHVGGARSALFNWALALQQADGRFVLRIEDTDAARNRPEWTDGIIRALAWLGISADDPHFEGPYFQSAYAGKHRETAERLYKDGRAYYCDCTREQVQERRGNPHLGYDGFCRDRGLEPGPGRALRFRVPEGGPTVVDDRVRGRVEFEHSAIEDFVIARADGSPLFVLANVVDDVEMGVNTVVRGEEHLSNTPKQQLLWEALGRTAPVWAHLPVIVNEKRQKLSKRRDKVALESYQDEGFLAEAMVNYLMLLGWGPGEDREIMPFADMVPLFRLEDVNSSSAFFDEKKLRAFNGEYIRALDPAEFVERCRPWLTGESAPWPADHFDEAAFRAVAPLAQSRVAVLGEIVPNVDFLFLDEPAEDDRSWAKAMKPDTAVPMLEAALERLADPALEWAAEPLKAEVEAAGAGLGLKLGKAQAPVRVAVTGRTVGLPLFESLEVLGRERTLGRLRAALERLRAEAAGAEDAAQA, from the coding sequence GTGACTGAGACTCCGATCCGCGTGCGCTTCGCGCCGTCTCCCACTGGCATGTTCCACGTCGGCGGCGCGCGGTCCGCGCTCTTCAACTGGGCACTGGCCCTCCAGCAGGCCGACGGCAGGTTCGTGCTGCGCATCGAGGACACCGACGCGGCGCGCAACCGGCCGGAGTGGACGGACGGCATCATCCGCGCGCTGGCGTGGCTGGGGATCAGCGCCGACGACCCCCACTTCGAGGGGCCGTACTTCCAGTCGGCCTACGCCGGCAAGCACCGCGAGACCGCCGAGCGGCTCTACAAGGACGGCCGGGCCTACTACTGCGACTGCACCCGCGAGCAGGTGCAGGAGCGGCGCGGCAACCCCCACCTGGGCTACGACGGCTTCTGCCGCGACCGCGGGCTGGAGCCCGGCCCGGGACGGGCGCTGCGGTTCCGCGTGCCCGAGGGCGGGCCGACCGTGGTGGACGACCGCGTCCGCGGCCGGGTGGAGTTCGAGCACAGCGCCATCGAGGACTTCGTGATCGCCCGCGCCGACGGCTCGCCGCTGTTCGTGCTGGCCAACGTGGTCGACGACGTCGAGATGGGCGTCAACACCGTCGTGCGGGGCGAGGAGCACCTGTCCAACACCCCCAAGCAGCAGCTGCTGTGGGAGGCGCTGGGGCGCACCGCGCCGGTGTGGGCGCACCTGCCGGTGATCGTCAACGAGAAGCGGCAGAAGCTCTCCAAGCGCCGCGACAAGGTCGCCCTGGAGTCCTACCAGGACGAGGGGTTCCTGGCCGAGGCCATGGTGAACTACCTCATGCTGCTGGGGTGGGGCCCCGGCGAGGACCGCGAGATCATGCCCTTCGCCGACATGGTCCCGCTGTTCCGGCTGGAGGACGTCAACAGCTCCAGCGCCTTCTTCGACGAGAAGAAACTGCGCGCGTTCAACGGCGAGTACATCCGGGCGCTGGACCCTGCGGAGTTCGTCGAGCGCTGCCGCCCCTGGCTGACCGGCGAGTCCGCGCCCTGGCCCGCCGACCACTTCGACGAGGCGGCCTTCCGGGCCGTGGCGCCGCTGGCGCAGAGCCGGGTGGCCGTGCTCGGCGAGATCGTGCCCAACGTCGACTTCCTGTTCCTGGACGAGCCCGCCGAGGACGACAGGAGCTGGGCCAAGGCCATGAAGCCCGACACCGCCGTGCCCATGCTTGAGGCCGCCCTGGAGCGGCTGGCCGACCCCGCCCTGGAGTGGGCGGCCGAGCCGCTGAAGGCCGAGGTCGAGGCCGCCGGCGCGGGGCTGGGGCTGAAGCTGGGCAAGGCGCAGGCACCGGTGCGCGTGGCCGTCACCGGGCGCACGGTGGGCCTGCCGCTGTTCGAGTCGCTGGAGGTGCTGGGGCGCGAGCGCACCCTGGGCCGGCTGCGCGCGGCCCTGGAGCGGCTGCGCGCCGAGGCGGCCGGCGCGGAGGACGCCGCTCAGGCGTGA
- a CDS encoding fumarylacetoacetate hydrolase family protein codes for MRIARFSVNDEVAYGLVDTDQDSGQDYVSRISGHPLMGQFQLTGERAKVEDVRLLSPVLPSKVVCIGKNYADHVAEMSGITGPSTEEPVVFLKPSTSVAGPGDPVFYPPVSQRVDFEGELAIVIARPCREVPRERAKDVIFGYTVANDVTARDLQQTDKQWTRAKGFDSFCPIGPWIETGLSLEEAGDLRLTTTVDGEVRQDGRTSQFIHDIPAVISYVTSFMTLLPGDVLLTGTPAGVGPVQTGQEMTVTVEKVGSLTNRVVPRD; via the coding sequence GTGCGCATCGCAAGATTCTCCGTGAACGACGAGGTGGCCTACGGCCTGGTCGACACCGACCAGGACAGCGGCCAGGACTACGTCTCCCGGATCAGCGGGCACCCCCTGATGGGCCAGTTCCAGCTCACCGGCGAGCGCGCCAAGGTCGAGGACGTCCGGCTGCTCTCGCCGGTGCTGCCCAGCAAGGTCGTGTGCATCGGCAAGAACTACGCCGACCACGTCGCCGAGATGAGCGGTATCACCGGTCCCAGCACCGAGGAGCCCGTGGTCTTCCTCAAGCCCTCGACCTCGGTGGCCGGGCCCGGCGACCCGGTGTTCTACCCGCCGGTCTCCCAGCGCGTGGACTTCGAGGGCGAGCTGGCGATCGTGATCGCCCGCCCCTGCCGCGAGGTCCCCCGCGAGCGCGCCAAGGACGTGATCTTCGGCTACACGGTGGCCAACGACGTCACGGCCCGCGACCTCCAGCAGACCGACAAGCAGTGGACCCGCGCCAAGGGCTTCGACTCCTTCTGCCCGATCGGCCCCTGGATCGAGACCGGGCTGTCGCTGGAGGAGGCCGGCGACCTCCGCCTCACCACCACGGTCGACGGCGAGGTCCGCCAGGACGGCCGCACCTCGCAGTTCATCCACGACATCCCCGCGGTGATCTCCTACGTCACCTCGTTCATGACCCTGCTGCCCGGCGACGTCCTGCTCACCGGCACCCCGGCCGGCGTCGGACCCGTCCAGACCGGCCAGGAGATGACCGTGACGGTCGAGAAGGTCGGCTCCCTGACCAACCGCGTCGTGCCCCGCGACTGA
- a CDS encoding DUF3152 domain-containing protein produces the protein MSHPSPAAARARRARRRRTYVLELVLGLAVIAAGTGLLVLDRQAPDLASGAAGATASPPPAGADGAGGDRPGSADAAAPQAEGPGGGDADGGTDGGGDGPGAAGRDGGGDTAEEDRPEGGREGGDGDGEAAGLPALLRSVEEEVTSGSGDLEVVPGQSEPAGEGPLTRYIVEVEKGLPGEPEDFAAAVEQILADERSWRGEDAMSVQRVDSGPVDFRVALAAPETVDRMCAPLQTLGRVSCTTGGRAIINQNRWVSGVEHFDGDLETYRVYVINHEVGHALGHGHVNCPGRGEPAPVMQQQTFGLQGCEPNGWVHP, from the coding sequence TTGTCGCATCCATCCCCCGCCGCCGCACGCGCCCGCCGCGCCCGGCGGCGGCGCACCTACGTCCTGGAACTGGTGCTGGGGCTCGCCGTCATCGCGGCCGGCACCGGGCTGCTCGTCCTGGACCGGCAGGCGCCCGACCTCGCCTCCGGCGCCGCCGGCGCCACGGCGAGTCCGCCGCCCGCCGGCGCCGACGGCGCCGGAGGCGACCGGCCGGGCTCCGCCGACGCCGCCGCGCCCCAGGCCGAGGGCCCCGGCGGCGGCGACGCGGACGGCGGCACGGACGGCGGGGGCGATGGGCCCGGGGCGGCCGGGCGCGACGGCGGGGGCGACACCGCCGAGGAGGACCGGCCCGAGGGCGGCCGCGAGGGCGGCGACGGCGACGGCGAAGCAGCCGGGCTGCCCGCCCTGCTGCGCTCGGTGGAGGAGGAGGTGACCTCCGGCAGCGGCGACCTGGAGGTGGTGCCCGGCCAAAGCGAGCCCGCCGGCGAGGGGCCGCTGACCCGCTACATCGTGGAGGTCGAGAAGGGCCTGCCCGGCGAGCCGGAGGACTTCGCCGCGGCCGTGGAGCAGATCCTCGCCGACGAGCGCAGCTGGCGCGGCGAGGACGCGATGTCCGTGCAGCGCGTGGACTCCGGGCCGGTGGACTTCCGGGTGGCCCTGGCCGCGCCCGAGACCGTGGACCGCATGTGCGCGCCGCTGCAGACGCTGGGCCGGGTCTCCTGCACCACCGGCGGGCGGGCGATCATCAACCAGAACCGGTGGGTGTCGGGGGTCGAGCACTTCGACGGCGACCTGGAGACCTACCGCGTCTACGTCATCAACCACGAGGTCGGCCACGCGCTGGGCCACGGCCACGTGAACTGCCCCGGCCGCGGGGAGCCCGCGCCGGTGATGCAGCAGCAGACGTTCGGCCTCCAGGGCTGCGAGCCCAACGGGTGGGTGCACCCCTGA
- the cimA gene encoding citramalate synthase gives MPDDSFHVFDTTLRDGAQREGINLTVADKLAIAKLLDEFGVAFIEGGWPGANPKDTEFFQRAAAELDLRHARLSAFGSTRRAGVRAEEDPQVLALRDSGAPVVTLVAKSDIRHVERALRTTGEENLAMVADTVAFLRGSGRRVFLDCEHFFDGYRHDPAYALSVVRAAAEAGADVVVLCDTNGGMLPADITRVVTEVREATGARLGIHAQDDSGCAVANTLAAVDAGATHVQCTANGYGERVGNANLFSVVAALELKQGRDVLPEGCLSQMTRVSQAIAEIVNIAPSTHQPYVGVSAFAHKAGLHASAIKVDPDLYQHLDPVLVGNDMRMLVSDMAGRASIELKAKELGLDLSGDRELAGRVVERVKSMELAGYSFEAADASLELLLREELGRPVRYFDTESWRVIAERRAVGRADESAVSEATVKLHVKGERVIATGEGNGPVNALDRALRSAMEGVYTALGGLELTDYKVRILEGASGTAAVTRILVTFSDGRGEWTTVGVGENVIEASWIALEQAVTYGLLRQGYPQD, from the coding sequence ATGCCTGACGACAGTTTCCACGTCTTCGACACCACGCTGCGCGACGGGGCCCAGCGCGAGGGCATCAACCTCACCGTCGCCGACAAGCTGGCCATCGCCAAGCTCCTCGACGAGTTCGGGGTGGCGTTCATCGAGGGCGGCTGGCCGGGGGCGAACCCCAAGGACACCGAGTTCTTCCAGCGCGCCGCCGCCGAGCTGGACCTGCGCCACGCGCGGCTGTCGGCCTTCGGCTCCACCCGGCGGGCGGGGGTGCGCGCCGAGGAGGACCCCCAGGTCCTGGCGCTGCGCGACTCCGGCGCGCCGGTGGTCACCCTGGTGGCCAAGAGCGACATCCGGCACGTGGAGCGGGCGCTGCGCACCACCGGCGAGGAGAACCTGGCGATGGTCGCCGACACCGTCGCCTTCCTGCGCGGCAGCGGCCGGCGGGTGTTCCTCGACTGCGAGCACTTCTTCGACGGCTACCGGCACGACCCCGCCTATGCGCTGAGCGTGGTGCGCGCCGCCGCCGAGGCGGGCGCCGACGTGGTCGTGCTGTGCGACACCAACGGCGGCATGCTGCCCGCCGACATCACCCGCGTCGTGACCGAGGTCCGCGAGGCCACGGGCGCGCGGCTGGGCATCCACGCCCAGGACGACTCCGGCTGCGCGGTGGCCAACACGCTGGCGGCCGTGGACGCCGGCGCCACGCACGTGCAGTGCACGGCCAACGGCTACGGGGAGCGCGTGGGCAACGCCAACCTCTTCTCGGTGGTGGCGGCCCTGGAGCTCAAGCAGGGCCGCGACGTCCTGCCCGAGGGCTGCCTCAGCCAGATGACGCGGGTGTCGCAGGCCATCGCCGAGATCGTCAACATCGCGCCCAGCACCCACCAGCCCTACGTCGGGGTGTCGGCGTTCGCCCACAAGGCCGGCCTGCACGCCTCGGCGATCAAGGTCGACCCCGACCTCTACCAGCACCTGGACCCGGTGCTGGTGGGCAACGACATGCGCATGCTGGTGTCGGACATGGCCGGGCGCGCCTCGATCGAGCTGAAGGCCAAGGAGCTGGGTCTGGACCTGTCCGGAGACCGCGAGCTGGCGGGCCGCGTGGTCGAGCGGGTCAAGAGCATGGAGCTGGCGGGCTACAGCTTCGAGGCGGCCGACGCGTCGCTGGAGCTGCTGCTGCGCGAGGAGCTGGGCCGGCCGGTGCGCTACTTCGACACCGAGTCCTGGCGGGTCATCGCCGAGCGGCGCGCGGTGGGGCGCGCGGACGAGTCGGCCGTCAGCGAGGCCACGGTCAAGCTGCACGTCAAGGGCGAGCGGGTGATCGCCACCGGCGAGGGCAACGGCCCGGTCAACGCGCTGGACCGGGCGCTGCGCTCGGCCATGGAGGGCGTCTACACCGCCCTGGGCGGGCTGGAGCTGACCGACTACAAGGTCCGCATCCTGGAGGGGGCCTCGGGCACCGCCGCGGTCACCCGGATCCTGGTGACCTTCAGCGACGGCCGGGGGGAGTGGACCACGGTGGGCGTGGGCGAGAACGTCATCGAGGCGTCCTGGATCGCTTTGGAGCAGGCCGTCACCTACGGTCTGCTGCGGCAGGGCTACCCGCAGGACTGA
- a CDS encoding branched-chain amino acid aminotransferase, translated as MNNGTTTSGLTFDVQLSAQRRTPQERAQLLDNPGFGNVFTDHMVTIAYEEGKGWYDARLEPYGPLTLDPATAALHYAQEIFEGLKAYRHPGGEVACFRPDANAARFNRSARRMAMPELPEELFLGAIETLLAADADWIPTQPNSSLYLRPFMFATDVGLGVNNPSRSYRFVLIASPSGPYFSGGVKPVTVWLSEDYTRAAPGGTGEAKFAGNYAASFLAQAQAVDQGCDQVVWLDAVEHRWVEEMGGMNLFFVFGSGDEARLLTPALTGTLLPGITRDSLLTLAPELGFATEEGRLSTDEWRRAAESGELTEVFACGTAAVVTPVGRVKSRTGEFTMGDGGPGPVTMGLREELVALQYGTRPDTHGWVRTFG; from the coding sequence ATGAACAACGGCACCACCACAAGCGGGTTGACGTTCGACGTCCAGCTCTCGGCTCAGCGGAGGACCCCGCAGGAGCGCGCGCAGCTGCTGGACAACCCCGGGTTCGGCAACGTGTTCACCGACCACATGGTCACCATCGCCTATGAGGAGGGCAAGGGCTGGTACGACGCCCGTCTGGAGCCCTACGGCCCCCTCACCCTCGACCCCGCCACGGCGGCCCTGCACTACGCCCAGGAGATCTTCGAGGGCCTGAAGGCCTACCGCCACCCCGGCGGCGAGGTCGCCTGCTTCCGGCCCGACGCCAACGCCGCGCGGTTCAACCGCAGCGCGCGGCGCATGGCAATGCCCGAACTGCCCGAGGAGCTGTTCCTCGGCGCCATCGAGACCCTGCTGGCCGCCGACGCCGACTGGATCCCCACCCAGCCCAACAGCAGCCTCTACCTGCGCCCGTTCATGTTCGCCACCGACGTCGGCCTCGGCGTCAACAACCCCTCGCGCAGCTACCGGTTCGTCCTGATCGCCTCTCCGTCCGGCCCCTACTTCTCCGGGGGCGTCAAGCCCGTCACCGTGTGGCTGAGCGAGGACTACACCCGCGCCGCACCCGGGGGCACCGGCGAGGCCAAGTTCGCGGGCAACTACGCCGCCAGCTTCCTCGCCCAGGCCCAGGCCGTCGACCAGGGCTGCGACCAGGTGGTGTGGCTCGACGCCGTCGAGCACCGCTGGGTCGAGGAGATGGGCGGCATGAACCTGTTCTTCGTCTTCGGCTCCGGCGACGAGGCCCGCCTGCTCACCCCCGCGCTCACCGGCACCCTGCTGCCCGGCATCACCCGCGACTCCCTGCTCACGCTCGCGCCCGAGCTGGGGTTCGCCACCGAGGAGGGCCGCCTGTCCACCGACGAGTGGCGGCGCGCGGCCGAGTCCGGCGAGCTGACCGAGGTGTTCGCGTGCGGCACCGCGGCCGTCGTCACCCCCGTGGGCCGCGTCAAGAGCCGCACCGGGGAGTTCACCATGGGCGACGGCGGCCCCGGCCCCGTCACCATGGGCCTGCGCGAGGAGCTGGTGGCGCTGCAGTACGGCACCCGCCCCGACACCCACGGCTGGGTGCGCACCTTCGGCTGA
- a CDS encoding 3-isopropylmalate dehydrogenase translates to MAARTVKLAVIPGDGIGPEVVAEGLKVLSAVASGHDLAFDTTEYELGARRWHATGETLPDSVEAELRGHEAVFLGAVGDPSVPSGVLERGLLLRLRFAFSHYVNLRPVRLYPGVTTPLADVAPEDIDMLVVREGTEGPYAGMGGVLRKGTPHEIATQDSVNTRFGVERVVRYAFAAAARRPRRKLTLVHKDNVLSYAGELWQRVVREVGAEFPEVSVDYLHVDAATMFFVSQPQRFDVVVTDNLFGDIITDLGAAIAGGIGLAASGNINPENDFPSMFEPVHGSAPDIAGQGKADPTATVLSSAIMLDHLGLSGAARAIERAVAEDLLARAKDGLSERSTAQIGDAIAERVAGQG, encoded by the coding sequence ATGGCTGCGCGCACCGTGAAGTTGGCCGTCATCCCCGGCGACGGGATCGGCCCCGAGGTGGTGGCCGAGGGCCTCAAGGTCCTCTCCGCCGTCGCCTCCGGGCACGACCTCGCCTTCGACACCACCGAGTACGAGCTGGGCGCCCGCCGGTGGCACGCCACCGGCGAGACCCTGCCCGACTCCGTCGAGGCGGAGCTGCGGGGGCACGAGGCCGTCTTCCTCGGCGCGGTGGGCGACCCCAGCGTGCCCAGCGGCGTGCTGGAGCGCGGCCTGCTGCTGCGGCTGCGGTTCGCGTTCTCCCACTACGTCAACCTGCGCCCGGTCCGCCTCTACCCCGGCGTCACCACCCCGCTCGCCGACGTCGCGCCCGAGGACATCGACATGCTCGTGGTGCGCGAGGGCACCGAGGGCCCTTACGCCGGCATGGGCGGGGTGCTGCGCAAGGGCACCCCCCACGAGATCGCCACCCAGGACAGCGTCAACACCCGCTTCGGCGTGGAGCGCGTCGTGCGCTACGCCTTCGCCGCGGCCGCGCGCCGCCCGCGCCGCAAACTCACGCTGGTGCACAAGGACAACGTGCTCAGCTACGCCGGCGAGCTGTGGCAGCGCGTCGTGCGCGAGGTGGGCGCGGAGTTCCCCGAGGTCTCCGTCGACTACCTGCACGTCGACGCCGCCACCATGTTTTTCGTGTCCCAGCCGCAGCGCTTCGACGTCGTGGTCACCGACAACCTGTTCGGCGACATCATCACCGACCTCGGCGCGGCGATCGCCGGCGGCATCGGGCTGGCCGCCAGCGGCAACATCAACCCCGAGAACGACTTCCCCAGCATGTTCGAGCCGGTGCACGGCTCGGCCCCCGACATCGCCGGCCAGGGCAAGGCCGACCCCACGGCCACCGTCCTGTCCTCGGCGATCATGCTCGACCACCTCGGGCTGAGCGGGGCCGCGCGCGCCATCGAGCGCGCCGTGGCCGAGGACCTGCTGGCCCGCGCGAAGGACGGCCTCAGCGAGCGCTCCACCGCCCAGATCGGCGACGCCATCGCCGAGCGAGTAGCCGGGCAGGGCTGA